The Pantoea nemavictus genome includes a region encoding these proteins:
- a CDS encoding histidine phosphatase family protein, with translation MTIILMRHGKPDHPVSGRFTARALADWCEGYDQADICDSPPPRSQTIARQASVIATSPLPRARSSLTRLGLQPHAVDEVFSEVAMPTLPFERLHLPLTVWLSLLRLLWLCGYAGHVESVQHARERARLTADKLVSLSQQGTVLLVGHGIMNKLIARELRKRGWQAEKHASSRHWSSAIYHRPFI, from the coding sequence ATGACCATTATTCTCATGCGACACGGTAAACCCGATCATCCGGTTAGCGGGCGCTTTACGGCGCGGGCGCTGGCCGACTGGTGTGAAGGATACGATCAGGCTGATATTTGCGACTCGCCGCCGCCGCGCAGTCAGACGATTGCGCGCCAGGCCAGCGTGATTGCCACCAGCCCGCTGCCGCGCGCGCGATCGTCGCTAACGCGCCTTGGTTTGCAGCCGCACGCGGTGGATGAGGTATTTAGCGAAGTCGCGATGCCTACGCTGCCGTTTGAGCGCCTTCACCTGCCGCTAACCGTCTGGCTGTCCCTGTTGCGTCTGCTGTGGCTTTGCGGCTATGCCGGGCACGTGGAGTCGGTGCAACATGCGCGCGAACGCGCTCGGCTGACCGCGGATAAACTGGTCTCGCTGTCGCAGCAAGGCACAGTGTTGCTGGTGGGACACGGCATCATGAACAAACTGATTGCACGCGAGTTGCGTAAGCGCGGCTGGCAAGCAGAAAAACATGCCAGCAGCCGCCACTGGAGCAGTGCGATTTATCATCGCCCCTTTATTTAA
- a CDS encoding YncE family protein — protein sequence MQRHNRGLLAVDKQGNRVLFLNPETFAVEQELNAFPPQPYELLMLPQLEKAYVPIYGDGIHGDNPHPGHKVAIIDLRLRQISGFIDLSPLKAPHSGQLGRDGKVYLCCENSAVVAVIDPVSDRLEKTIQLPSHNAHRLTLSPSGRKLFTENEEDASITVVDLCEAEGRIIDNILMPGPISGIAASPKHPYLVASAADAPLLYVVDRQSHRIRQRLTLPGHQQPCQVVRFSANGERLVAIGDQEPVVTLFDDLLNPLGDIRVGNKPMDGCFSEDNRSLLIANEGDGSLSLIDLQQMKVIATPQAGTGCEVLSYFQLNLSG from the coding sequence ATGCAGCGACACAACCGTGGCCTACTGGCGGTCGATAAGCAGGGCAATCGCGTGCTGTTTCTCAATCCCGAAACCTTTGCCGTTGAGCAAGAGTTAAATGCTTTTCCCCCGCAGCCGTATGAGTTACTGATGCTGCCACAGCTGGAGAAAGCGTATGTGCCGATCTACGGCGATGGCATTCACGGCGACAACCCGCATCCGGGTCACAAAGTGGCGATCATCGATCTGCGTTTGCGTCAGATCAGTGGCTTTATTGATTTGTCGCCGTTAAAAGCGCCGCACAGCGGCCAACTGGGACGTGACGGCAAAGTCTATCTCTGCTGTGAAAACAGCGCGGTGGTCGCGGTGATTGATCCGGTCAGCGATCGACTGGAAAAAACCATTCAGCTGCCGTCGCACAATGCGCACCGGCTGACGCTATCGCCTAGCGGCCGCAAACTGTTTACCGAGAACGAAGAGGATGCCAGCATTACCGTGGTGGATCTGTGCGAGGCTGAAGGGCGCATTATCGATAACATTCTGATGCCAGGACCGATCTCAGGGATTGCTGCCTCACCGAAACATCCCTATCTGGTGGCGAGTGCCGCGGATGCGCCGCTGCTGTATGTCGTCGATCGGCAAAGTCATCGCATCCGTCAGCGCCTGACGTTACCTGGGCATCAACAACCGTGTCAGGTGGTGCGCTTTAGCGCCAATGGCGAACGACTGGTGGCGATTGGCGATCAGGAGCCGGTAGTGACGCTGTTTGACGATTTACTCAATCCGTTAGGCGATATTCGTGTTGGCAATAAACCGATGGATGGCTGCTTCAGTGAAGACAATCGCAGCTTGCTGATTGCTAACGAGGGCGACGGTTCGCTCAGCCTGATTGATCTGCAGCAGATGAAGGTGATTGCCACGCCGCAGGCCGGCACCGGTTGTGAAGTGTTGAGCTACTTCCAGCTTAACCTTTCGGGTTAA